Part of the Arachis hypogaea cultivar Tifrunner chromosome 6, arahy.Tifrunner.gnm2.J5K5, whole genome shotgun sequence genome, CAATGTATCTGTTACTTCTGTTTTTTGTATTAATTCATTGGCCCATAAATAACCTTAAACCAATATGATATAAGAGTAAAAACCTGTAAAGGCCTATAAAATCCAGCCATCTTAATATTTAAAAACGAAGTACAAAGGACAAACTTAAAAGATAATGGTTGAGAACCTCATTAGTTGGGCTAAGTAACAAAATTATAGGTTTTTGCTTAGAATTTGAGTTAACTAGTTGGAAAAAAATGTATGGAAGTTGCTAAAGTGAAAGATCTAGTTGTATTATAGTTCATGAGGCAATTGACAATATGTATGACAAAGTATTGAAGAACTTCAACAGTTAATTGTCTTATTCTAGCAAGTTAAACTGGAGGGGACTTTCTGACTTTAGTTGCTTATTCAAATCTATATGCAATCTCAATTAACTTTGATTTAGATACTTTTAAACTACCAAAGTTTATTCTAAACCGAATACCCTTCCCTGCAGGTAGATTTATTGCTGGGAATCCTCTAATAGCAAGCACGGGTGCAACACTTGAACCAGGTGTTACCCTGTGGTCCATATTTTACTTACGAAACTGACTTTCTTTGCGTGACTCGCATAAAATTCCTGCACCAGTTGCAAATATTCAAAACGCATCCCAACTCTTGGTATTTTGTCTTCACCGAGACAACTGTGATCCGATAATTGCGTATCAATTCAAAACAAACATCACTCGATGACAAAGACAATTAATCGTCGAATCCAACATCCGATgcatgaaaaaataataataaactacaATCCGAACCTCAGGACCAAGATCCGTGTCATCACTTCCAAACTCAATAACGTCCAAAACTTTCACTGCCTACAATGGAATAGAAATGCACAAAGCCAACAAAACAAACTAAATTAAATACCGTACCATAAACTAAATATCAACCATATAAACGTCCACtcaacaacaaaaaaatcaaacaaacacaaaacaagagacCTCCAGTTGTATTAAAGACTCCAACAATAAAATAATCATCCTAAAACCTTTGCCTAATAGGACTCCTACATGTTTCAATAAAATtaagatatttttctaattgaaaaagaaatagtggtcttaattaataaaaaataattatcttttttatcCTTTCATAGTAATTGTTGTGACTCCCAATTTTGCATAATCAAGCACGTAATAGATATAAACAATTAAATTTTTCATGAAAACTTAAATGAGATAAATAAGTCTAATTATGAAATTAAAACTCAccattgtaaaataaaaaatgtaattaattttaatcGAAGTAAAATATATCTGAGATGATTGGTTTCaacaaacacatctaaaatcTTCATACACGTATGTATATTATCATTTACTACCATAACAAATTTGGATGAATTGAGAATTATTATCTTGCTCCTAATTAAAcagatgaaataaaataaaatactctacttACTCCAAGAATAACCATCTcatttatatgaaaataaacatCCGTGATCAATGCATGAACTTTCATTGCTTACTTTGTTAGATTGTTCATCTTCCACATCACAAAGGTTGAGAAGGTTGTCAGTTGAATGAGAAGAATTGTCGTTGGTAAATGACGACGGAGTATCGCAAAGCGGTACAACCAAATCAGACTCCATTACGTGTATGTGAGGGTGATGCACGTATAAAAATGTGGTAATGTATGGTGCTGGATGTCGATGACACTACTGCGCATGATGAGGCTGTGATGGGGCCTGCATGGCCGGCGGCAAGTGGATAGCGAAAAGGAGGATACACGGGGTTGCTGTGGTGCGATCTCACGTTGTTACGGAGCGCAAGCGGGACGAGGAGAGGTTGGCGGCGTCGGCGGAAGGTTGGGCAGTGTCGGATTGAATAGCGGGAAAGTACAACAGCGCCGGAGTGACTTTACGGAACAAAGATTCTAAATAGAGAATGAAAAATTAGTGTAATATTAAGAGTAACTGTACTAATCATGATTTGATTTAATTgcaaattcttattttttaaatttcaaaattaaaaattaaaaataattaataatataatttataatttaatttttttactccactattcacattatttagtatttttttatctttttatattttcataaatCGATAAAAAGTTATTAATTCAGTATTAGAATCATTTTAACAAAGGGAACATATATTTAAAACTTATTTTGTTAAAGAAACGATTAAGATCCGTTTTGTCAAAACTAAAATATTTAGAATGTGAAAATgactatttaatttttattttttttttgtagagtttATTTGTTAAATTGTAAAATTCaattgaagatccaaatcagtaaattttatttataaatgaaTCCTAGAGCTTGATAAAGTTGCTCATCCCGTAGCTAAATTTTGAACATATCCCATCCATCCATCATACACCGCCCAATAAACATTTTGTCCCACGCTACTTTATTACTTTGTCCCTTCACACTAATGCATGCAGATTCACATTAACCAATCTCGATTAAATTATGAACAATAAAACAAATCACTGTAAGAATAAGTGAGAATACCAATTCCTTTGATCAGAGAACTATACACAGATACAAGGTATATTCACCTAAGATGTCAAAGATTAAAATAACTAGATCTAATATAAGGTATATATATACCCAAATCAGTAGCCCCCACGCTTTCCACTCTTTTTCTTTAAGGCAGATTTGAGGAATAATAAGCAAACAATCAAGAATCCCAATGCTGCCAACCCTCCCACTGCAAGAGCCACTGTTCTTTCTGTGTGTTGGTGCCTCCCGCTCCCTATTCCAATCAAACACAAAAATATAATCTTCTATTAACAACTCAACCATGCTTATAAtgttatattattgttattattaaccctaaaaaagaaatcatcatcatcatcatgaaaaaataataaaaattaataatccttcaacaaaaattttatacataaattttgaGATACTGTTACTGATcgattgttaattttttaatgataaatattaaaattctgccattagtttttaaataaaataattaaataatcaaacatataataattaaaaaataagggAAAAAACATTAAAACGGAAAATGACAAATCAAACCCAGATGAAACCAATATCTTCCCCAACCCCACTCAAACACTCCAACGGCTTTTGGCCCAAACATTTAAAATCAATGACACAAGCAACGTAACTTAATTAGCGGTGGAAAATAGTTGACTTCACCTGAAAATGATAGAAGagtcattagatgaaaatttaattaaatcactcaaattatcTAATGGTTCTCAATTACTAACTCTGCGAAAAAATCGACTGCAGCTGAGTTTACACCTTATATACCACTACTTCAAAATTCACACGATCAACATAGCATTGATAATCATAACAACActattattaattagttaatcacctggcgaagaagaagaagaagaaatggtgcCAGGAACTCCATTAGGGTAAAAACTATAACTAAGATAACAACCCTGCAAATAAACCTGAGCAGAAATAGAGTCACCACACTGAACCTTAACCTGTTCCTCAGCACTCGCAATACAATCACCACAATCGTCATTTCCCATATTACCCTCGCACTGACCCAACACATAAAGAGACTCGTAACTCCCAGTGTAGAACAAATTACCATTATTACCCTTCACACCATTCTCCACCATCTGAAACGCCGAGTCTCTCTTCCCTTCAAACCCAACCACATCACCACCgttcttcattttctttgaacCGCAAACCTTGTAAAGAAGCTGCGTCTTCGGCACCTCCTTGAACCCAACAACCTCGTACCTCAGGTAACACCCGCTCAGCTGGATCCTCGCCGCCGCCACGTCACCGCCGCAGAGTTTTCCGAGCATGTTTGGGATCTTGCTCACGCAGTCGTAGCAGTCGGAGTTTGTTAGGTCGCCTCTGCATTGGTAGGCTCCGGCGACGGCAGAGTTTCCGCCGTCGCCGGAGGTCGTGGCGGCGAAGTTCTTCTGCGAGGACTGTGTGACGAGTGCGTTCAGGAGAGTTTTCAGGTTCTGAGAGGCGGCGCCGGATGGGTCTTGAAGCTTTTGATCGGCGCAGCCTTTGTAGATTAAGGTTGTGGTGTCTGAAGAGGAGGTTTGTGTCGGAAtttgaaggaggaggaggagaattggaagtgagaggaagaagagaaaggtGGGGTTTTGATGGTTTTTGAGGGCACCCATTTGAGGGAttgaaagagagattgggaaaTTTTCTACATGGAGGGAAGGAGGTTCTAGAGAGTAACGGTGTTTTGCTCTTGATTGGTTAGAGAAGAAGAAATGtggattttcattttcttttttctttttcaagtttctTTGGTAAGAgttttaagcttttttttttattcatttcaattttaaGGTTTCCTTTTTGGTGctcctttttattgttttttatgactttaattttaatatagtaaaaataaaaaataattataaataactgGTCAATGAACTCGTATGCTTTAGACGAgcatttaaataatatatgtaggatttttttaaacaatttaagaaggtgaatatttttaattaaattaaaaaattaatttatattaatttaaatacaaaatagatataaaaaaaagatattatgaAACTTACATTTctcatcataaatatttttttttacactaTTATTAAACACTCTTTTTGTTAGTAacagtaataataattaataatagcaCTATGgtgaaattttctttttctttttaa contains:
- the LOC112695164 gene encoding plasmodesmata-located protein 1 isoform X1 is translated as MGALKNHQNPTFLFFLSLPILLLLLQIPTQTSSSDTTTLIYKGCADQKLQDPSGAASQNLKTLLNALVTQSSQKNFAATTSGDGGNSAVAGAYQCRGDLTNSDCYDCVSKIPNMLGKLCGGDVAAARIQLSGCYLRYEVVGFKEVPKTQLLYKVCGSKKMKNGGDVVGFEGKRDSAFQMVENGVKGNNGNLFYTGSYESLYVLGQCEGNMGNDDCGDCIASAEEQVKVQCGDSISAQVYLQGCYLSYSFYPNGVPGTISSSSSSPGSGRHQHTERTVALAVGGLAALGFLIVCLLFLKSALKKKSGKRGGY
- the LOC112695164 gene encoding plasmodesmata-located protein 1 isoform X2 — encoded protein: MGALKNHQNPTFLFFLSLPILLLLLQIPTQTSSSDTTTLIYKGCADQKLQDPSGAASQNLKTLLNALVTQSSQKNFAATTSGDGGNSAVAGAYQCRGDLTNSDCYDCVSKIPNMLGKLCGGDVAAARIQLSGCYLRYEVVGFKEVPKTQLLYKVCGSKKMKNGGDVVGFEGKRDSAFQMVENGVKGNNGNLFYTGSYESLYVLGQCEGNMGNDDCGDCIASAEEQVKVQCGDSISAQVYLQGCYLSYSFYPNGVPGTISSSSSSPGEVNYFPPLIKLRCLCH